One part of the Stegostoma tigrinum isolate sSteTig4 unplaced genomic scaffold, sSteTig4.hap1 scaffold_545, whole genome shotgun sequence genome encodes these proteins:
- the LOC125450593 gene encoding nuclear factor of activated T-cells, cytoplasmic 4-like, with protein sequence MRASARDDEDELDFRLTFGEELGEPRPSAVVSADLDLDEAPAYPMGPCLAVNRPIGIPRRRGPAGRAGMHSPPPRPVTDGDTYESQPARLIHLGGSKVLACPSIQITSISPGACDREDGGGEEAEVADEDGEEAWGLVEAAARERPYLPPDPFGYRGGSLSASPGSSCRSSPGIWPSGAGSPFSSSSSPSSWTPFDDVEPELREAAYRMALAPPPSRWAGDEASSCSASSPSPSSPSPLADDPLRLSPRGPGSGPPSRPTSPCGKRRHSGFEAYSYHQEQPYYQQRGHPSPGRSPSPSRRGSLAAIDDEAPASREGPPSPLLLLHHLLLPPPPASAYQRGASVPVKARRTSQAQRVAPLRQGEGEGEPGGAPYAGTEALAQLQALKKDAGSMEYLTVPSPFVWTKARTAGHSPVFRSSALPPLDWPLPSQYEQLELKMEVQPRTHHRAHYETEGSRGAVKAAAGGHPVVK encoded by the exons ATGAGGGCGAGCGCGCGCGACGACGAGGACGAGCTCGACTTCCGGCTCACCTTCGGGGAGGAGCTCGGCGAACCCCGCCCCTCGGCCGTGGTCTCAG CAGATTTGGACCTCGACGAGGCCCCGGCCTACCCCATGGGGCCGTGCCTGGCGGTGAACCGGCCCATCGGCATCCCCCGGCGACGCGGGCCTGCGGGCCGCGCCGGGATGCACTCGCCCCCTCCCCGGCCCGTCACCGATGGCGACACCTACGAGAGCCAGCCGGCCCGGCTGATCCACCTGGGGGGCAGCAAGGTCCTGGCCTGCCCCAGCATCCAGATCACCTCCATCTCCCCCGGGGCCTGCGACCGCGAGGACGGCGGCGGGGAGGAGGCGGAGGTGGCCGACGAGGACGGGGAGGAGGCCTGGGGCCTAGTCGAGGCCGCGGCCCGCGAGCGACCCTACCTCCCCCCAGATCCCTTCGGTTACCGGGGAGGCTCGCTCAGCGCGAGCCCGGGGAGCAGTTGCCGCTCGTCTCCGGGGATCTGGCCCTCGGGGGCCGGctcccctttctcctcctcatCCTCGCCCTCCTCGTGGACGCCGTTCGACGACGTGGAGCCCGAGCTGAGAGAGGCCGCCTACCGCATGGCCCTGGCGCCCCCCCCGTCCCGCTGGGCCGGGGACGAAGCCTCGTCTTGCTCAGCGTCATCCCCCAGCCCGTCCTCGCCCTCGCCGCTGGCCGATGACCCCCTCCGACTGTCGCCGCGGGGCCCAGGCTCCGGGCCCCCGTCGAGGCCCACCTCTCCCTGCGGCAAGAGGCGGCACTCAGGCTTTGAGGCCTACTCCTACCACCAGGAGCAGCCTTACTACCAGCAGCGGGGGCACCCCTCGCCCGGCCGATCGCCCTCCCCGTCCCGCAGGGGCAGCTTGGCCGCCATCGATGACGAGGCGCCCGCTTCCCGGGAGGGGCCTCCctcgcccctcctcctcctccaccacctcctcctccctccgCCCCCCGCCTCGGCCTACCAGAGGGGAGCCTCCGTTCCCGTCAAGGCCCGGCGCACCTCCCAGGCTCAGAGGGTCGCCCCGCTCCgccagggcgagggcgagggagagcccGGGGGGGCGCCCTATGCCGGGACGGAGGCCCTCGCCCAGCTCCAGGCCCTCAAGAAGGACGCGGGGTCAATGGAGTACCTCACCGTCCCATCTCCCTTCGTCTGGACCAAGGCCCGTACCGCAGGACACAGCCCTGTCTTCCG ATCGTCTGCGTTGCCCCCCCTGGACTGGCCCCTCCCGAGTCAGTACGAGCAGCTGGAGCTGAAGATGGAGGTGCAGCCACGGACCCACCATCGGGCCCACTACGAGACCGAGGGAAGTCGGGGGGCAGTGAAAGCAGCAGCAGGCGGTCACCCAGTCGTCAAG